From Coffea arabica cultivar ET-39 chromosome 10e, Coffea Arabica ET-39 HiFi, whole genome shotgun sequence, one genomic window encodes:
- the LOC140015165 gene encoding uncharacterized protein: MTNILAGLVKQQGQAPVNQHRDPEIGEDKALERFQKLSPPKFVRGPDPEVAERWLETMINIFAALNYTEERQVNFAVFQFEGPARVWWNVIRAKWEREWIVWAWLNFVREFNEKYLPPIVQEKREDDFIRLRQGTLSVSEYETQFTKSSKFALELIATEQRRVRRFVQGLNVEIQEALAAAQINTFTEVLENVQGLVPALVHEYPLQLKVV; the protein is encoded by the exons ATGACTAATATTTTAGCTGGATTGGTAaagcaacagggtcaagcccctgtcaATCAGCATAGGGACCCTGAAATAGGGGAAGATAAGGCCCTAGAGAGGTTTCAAAAGCTTTCTCCTCCCAAGTTTGTTAGAGGGCCAGACCCAGAGGTAGCGGAGAGATGGCTGGAAACAATGATAAATATTTTCGCCGCCTTGAATTATACGGAGGAAAGGCAGGTGAACTTTGCCgtattccaatttgagggaccagCCAGAgtttggtggaatgtaattagggctaagtgggagagagagtgGATAGTGTGGGCTTGGTTGAACTTTgtgcgagagtttaatgagaaatatctTCCACCAATAGTCCAggagaaaagggaggatgaTTTCATTAGGCTACGTCAGGGAACCTTAAGTGtatctgagtatgagactcagttcacCAAGTCATCCAAGTTTGCTCTTGaattgatagctacggagcaaaggagggtGAGGAGGTTTGTACAGGGATTAAATGTAGAAATACAAGAGGCTTTGGCGGCggcacaaattaatactttcaCGGAGGTTCTTGAGAAT gttcagggtttggttccgGCATTGGTACACGAGTACCCTCTTCAGTTAAAGGTTGTCTAG